Proteins found in one Rhizobium sp. BT04 genomic segment:
- a CDS encoding ABC transporter permease produces MRFDWLLRESGNIANLFLWHVGLSVIPVIAALILSLPLGWLAHKSGLFKSAILGVAGLLYTIPSLALFVLLPLVLHTKILDPLNVVVALTVYSLALLVRTVSDGLGAVPPDTLQAATAMGYRSFQRFFLVELPIAVPVIAAGLRVALVSNVSIVSVAALIGTPQLGLLFTQGLQLRFVTPLIAGIVLCLLLAVVLDCLVILLNRWLTPWRPRKV; encoded by the coding sequence ATGCGGTTTGACTGGCTGCTGCGTGAGTCCGGGAACATTGCCAACCTGTTCTTGTGGCATGTCGGACTTTCCGTCATTCCCGTCATCGCCGCCCTCATCCTTTCGCTGCCGCTTGGATGGCTGGCGCATAAGAGCGGGCTGTTCAAATCGGCGATCCTTGGCGTTGCCGGTCTGCTCTACACCATCCCGTCGCTCGCGCTTTTCGTTCTTCTGCCTCTGGTGCTCCACACGAAGATCCTCGATCCGCTCAACGTGGTCGTGGCGCTGACGGTCTACTCCCTTGCCCTGCTTGTCCGCACCGTCAGCGACGGCCTTGGCGCCGTGCCGCCGGATACGCTGCAGGCTGCCACCGCCATGGGATACCGGTCTTTCCAGCGATTTTTCCTGGTCGAGTTGCCGATTGCCGTGCCTGTCATCGCGGCGGGCCTGCGCGTCGCGCTCGTGTCCAATGTCAGCATCGTCTCCGTCGCGGCATTGATCGGGACGCCGCAGCTCGGGCTGCTGTTCACGCAAGGTCTTCAGCTTCGGTTCGTCACGCCGCTGATCGCCGGCATCGTGCTTTGCCTGTTGCTTGCCGTCGTCCTCGACTGTCTGGTGATCCTGCTCAATCGTTGGCTGACGCCCTGGCGGCCGAGAAAAGTGTGA
- a CDS encoding ABC transporter ATP-binding protein yields the protein MITFENVTKRYQGDVVAVNELSFTAPTGKLTVLVGPSGCGKTTSLRMINRLVAPSSGTIRLGDEPTSRMDEAVLRRRIGYVIQHAGLFPHRTIIDNVATTARLNGTPKNQARAIALELLERVGLSESFAHRYPWQLSGGQQQRVGVARALASNPKFMLMDEPFSAVDPIVRTQLQDEFLRLQREMGKTIIMVTHDIDEALKLGDQVAVLRVGGELAQIATPQELLTKPADAFVANFVGRDRGYRFLGFVGANGRLAVKTEPTVRLGDTPEAARGATKDRWLLVTNERGEPLGWTEPASLQGPVRMGDLNLSGTLASADGSLRQLLDAALSSPSRRGVVVDDKGQLMGSIGVADLVALLDGSEDPAAPVKGADHAV from the coding sequence TTGATCACTTTCGAAAATGTGACGAAGCGCTATCAGGGCGATGTTGTGGCGGTGAACGAACTGTCGTTCACGGCGCCGACCGGTAAATTGACGGTGCTTGTCGGGCCGTCCGGATGTGGCAAGACGACATCGCTGCGCATGATCAATCGCCTCGTGGCTCCGAGCTCTGGCACGATCCGGCTGGGCGACGAACCGACATCGCGGATGGACGAAGCGGTGCTTCGGCGTCGGATCGGCTATGTTATCCAGCATGCCGGCCTCTTCCCACACCGGACGATCATCGACAATGTCGCGACGACCGCCCGCCTGAACGGCACGCCGAAGAACCAGGCTCGCGCTATCGCCCTTGAACTGCTCGAGCGTGTCGGTCTCTCGGAAAGCTTTGCGCATCGTTATCCCTGGCAGCTTTCGGGCGGCCAGCAGCAGCGCGTCGGTGTGGCGCGCGCCTTGGCGTCCAATCCCAAGTTCATGCTGATGGACGAGCCCTTCAGCGCGGTCGATCCCATCGTCCGCACACAGCTTCAGGACGAGTTCCTGCGTCTTCAGCGAGAAATGGGCAAGACCATCATCATGGTCACCCATGATATCGACGAGGCGCTGAAGCTCGGCGACCAGGTCGCCGTCCTGCGCGTCGGCGGCGAGCTCGCGCAGATCGCGACGCCGCAGGAGCTTCTGACGAAACCGGCCGATGCCTTCGTCGCCAATTTCGTCGGCCGCGACCGAGGCTATCGTTTCCTGGGTTTCGTCGGCGCCAATGGACGGCTGGCTGTCAAGACCGAGCCGACCGTGCGCCTCGGCGATACGCCGGAAGCAGCGCGAGGTGCTACCAAGGATCGGTGGCTGCTTGTCACCAACGAGCGCGGAGAGCCGCTTGGCTGGACGGAACCGGCAAGCCTGCAGGGACCAGTCCGGATGGGCGACCTCAATCTCAGCGGCACGCTCGCTTCGGCTGACGGCTCGCTACGACAGCTTCTAGACGCGGCTTTGAGCTCGCCCAGCCGACGCGGTGTCGTCGTCGACGATAAGGGCCAGCTGATGGGCTCCATCGGGGTTGCGGATCTGGTTGCGCTGCTCGACGGATCGGAAGATCCGGCGGCTCCGGTGAAGGGAGCGGACCATGCGGTTTGA
- a CDS encoding 4'-phosphopantetheinyl transferase superfamily protein yields the protein MQQSEAQPAGIEIALWQYPKSEHDRNRWMQSLSQDERDRAATYRFERDRASFIAGRYLLRRLLSVHTRTAPSMVALSPDKYGKLRLEGHDTPQFSLANAEGLVAVAVASGCDHVGIDCERADAEIEEAAVASYCSADEWRRLAELPARERARAAVALWTLKESHLKALGVGLRENPSSVVFSWKDGIPVMIDGSDRDRRWHHRLIESGSQHVVALAACFQSGLPGISTRMFQDDSMPSE from the coding sequence ATGCAGCAATCAGAAGCCCAACCTGCCGGCATTGAAATCGCGCTCTGGCAGTATCCCAAGAGTGAACACGACCGGAACCGCTGGATGCAGTCGCTTTCACAGGATGAACGGGATCGGGCGGCGACCTATCGGTTTGAACGAGATCGAGCCTCGTTCATTGCCGGCCGCTATCTTTTGCGACGGCTGTTGAGCGTGCATACCCGGACAGCGCCGAGCATGGTCGCATTGTCTCCGGACAAATACGGCAAGCTCAGGCTTGAGGGGCACGACACGCCGCAATTCAGCCTCGCCAATGCCGAAGGGCTGGTAGCGGTCGCTGTCGCGTCAGGATGTGATCACGTGGGAATAGACTGCGAACGCGCCGACGCCGAGATCGAAGAGGCGGCGGTGGCGAGCTATTGCAGTGCCGACGAATGGCGCCGGCTCGCAGAATTGCCTGCCCGCGAACGGGCGCGGGCGGCTGTCGCACTCTGGACGCTCAAGGAGAGCCATCTGAAGGCGCTCGGCGTCGGGCTGCGCGAAAATCCCAGCAGTGTCGTCTTTTCCTGGAAGGACGGCATCCCTGTCATGATCGACGGCAGCGATCGCGATCGGCGATGGCATCATCGTCTGATCGAAAGCGGCAGCCAGCACGTCGTCGCGCTGGCTGCTTGCTTCCAATCCGGGTTGCCCGGCATTTCCACGCGCATGTTTCAGGACGACAGCATGCCGTCCGAATAG
- the hutH gene encoding histidine ammonia-lyase yields the protein MPHSNKRSQNSATVRLGVSPTTIQEIADIAAGARVTLCPDAVDGMSKVQTLLLQAIETNRPIYGLTTGVGDLYTVKLQPEDISRAQLNMLLSHASGMGTPLDPPAVRAIMATMIKALLQGCSGVSAGLVETMSEMLNRGVIPWSPAKGSVGYLVATSHIGLVIFGEGRAWYEGELLSGREAMTRAGIAIKAPGPREGHALISGTYEITGIGALVVRQAEQLVAIADVAGAMSLEALKGNSRGYDERLQRMRPHPGQVETASRLRSLLSDSEVLAKHRDHRLQDALSLRCIPQVHGGVRDALAYCRDVLTIEINSVTDNPVFVIEDEELVPLPGGNGHGAPTALALDVLAIAIAHVSTMSQARSDRLTNGHISELPPFLMGASGVNSGFMIPPYAAAAIAGDNRSLAAPASVHTVTTCASQEDHVSMGVSAAMQARAAADNLADILTIELICAAQGLDFHRPLRPGRGTGAAYDAIRHVVPPRHSDRAMYPELQAVRDLIDNGTIARAVDRALAVNI from the coding sequence ATGCCGCACAGCAACAAACGTTCACAGAACTCCGCGACCGTTCGGCTCGGCGTGTCGCCGACCACGATCCAGGAAATCGCGGACATCGCCGCCGGAGCAAGAGTGACCCTTTGCCCCGATGCAGTAGACGGCATGAGCAAAGTTCAGACACTTCTGCTCCAAGCCATTGAGACAAACAGGCCGATATATGGCCTGACGACGGGGGTCGGTGACCTCTACACCGTGAAGCTTCAGCCCGAGGATATTTCCCGTGCGCAGCTCAATATGCTGCTCAGCCACGCGAGCGGCATGGGTACGCCGCTTGATCCGCCGGCCGTGCGCGCCATCATGGCGACGATGATCAAGGCGCTCTTGCAGGGTTGCAGCGGCGTCAGCGCCGGGCTTGTCGAGACCATGAGCGAGATGCTCAACCGCGGCGTCATTCCCTGGTCGCCTGCAAAAGGCTCGGTCGGCTACCTGGTCGCCACCTCGCATATCGGTCTTGTTATTTTCGGCGAGGGGCGCGCCTGGTACGAAGGCGAGCTGCTTTCGGGACGCGAGGCGATGACCCGCGCCGGCATTGCCATCAAGGCGCCCGGTCCCCGCGAAGGGCATGCGCTGATCAGCGGCACCTATGAAATTACCGGCATCGGCGCACTCGTCGTCCGTCAGGCTGAGCAGTTGGTGGCGATTGCCGATGTCGCCGGCGCCATGAGCCTGGAAGCGCTGAAAGGCAACAGCCGGGGCTATGACGAGCGCCTTCAGCGGATGCGGCCGCATCCTGGACAGGTCGAGACGGCGAGCCGGCTGCGAAGCCTGTTGTCGGATAGCGAGGTACTGGCGAAGCACCGCGATCATCGCCTTCAGGATGCGCTCAGCCTGCGCTGCATTCCGCAGGTCCATGGCGGCGTGCGCGATGCGCTCGCCTATTGCCGCGATGTCCTGACCATCGAGATCAATTCGGTGACTGACAACCCCGTTTTCGTCATCGAAGACGAGGAGCTCGTGCCTTTGCCCGGCGGCAACGGCCATGGCGCGCCGACGGCGCTCGCGCTGGATGTGCTGGCGATCGCAATCGCGCATGTGAGCACCATGTCGCAGGCAAGATCGGATCGCCTGACCAATGGCCATATCAGCGAGCTGCCGCCTTTCCTCATGGGCGCGAGCGGCGTCAATTCCGGCTTCATGATCCCGCCCTATGCCGCCGCTGCCATCGCCGGCGACAATCGTAGCCTTGCGGCACCGGCTTCAGTCCATACGGTGACCACCTGTGCCAGCCAGGAAGACCATGTGAGCATGGGCGTCTCCGCCGCTATGCAGGCGCGCGCAGCGGCCGACAATCTCGCGGATATCCTGACGATCGAACTGATCTGCGCCGCCCAGGGGCTGGATTTCCACCGGCCTTTGCGGCCGGGCAGGGGTACGGGCGCGGCCTATGACGCGATCCGGCATGTCGTTCCGCCGCGCCACAGCGACCGCGCCATGTACCCGGAACTGCAGGCCGTCCGCGACCTCATCGATAATGGCACCATCGCACGGGCCGTAGACCGTGCCCTCGCAGTCAACATTTAA
- a CDS encoding ABC transporter permease codes for MIEWFLNPAQWHGSEGIPNLLAQHLEYSFISLFIAALIGLPAGLYVGHTGKGTFLIAGLANATRALPSLGLIVLLVILVGPYFKTDLAFLVPSIAVLVLIAVPPIMMGAYSGITSVDPAAVDAARGMGYRPLALLLAVELPCALPLIFSGFRSAALQVISTATIAAYVSLGGFGRLIIDGRAQNDYMQMAAGAVLVGVLALIVDLFFGLASRIAVSPGLTRRTVKGVAIRRQLANEKQRNS; via the coding sequence ATGATCGAATGGTTTCTCAACCCAGCGCAGTGGCACGGTTCGGAGGGCATCCCGAACCTTCTCGCCCAGCATCTGGAATATAGTTTCATCTCTCTTTTCATCGCGGCGCTCATCGGCCTGCCTGCCGGCCTCTATGTCGGGCATACGGGCAAGGGGACATTCCTGATCGCCGGGCTTGCGAACGCCACGCGCGCCTTGCCGAGCCTCGGCCTGATCGTCCTGCTCGTCATCCTCGTCGGACCCTATTTCAAAACGGACCTGGCCTTTCTGGTGCCAAGCATCGCTGTCCTGGTGCTGATTGCGGTGCCGCCGATCATGATGGGCGCCTATTCCGGGATTACCTCGGTGGATCCGGCGGCTGTCGATGCGGCCAGAGGCATGGGATACAGACCACTCGCCTTGCTGCTCGCCGTCGAGCTTCCCTGTGCATTGCCGCTGATCTTTTCGGGCTTCCGCAGTGCGGCCTTACAGGTGATTTCGACAGCGACAATCGCTGCCTACGTCTCGCTTGGTGGCTTCGGCCGGCTCATCATCGATGGCCGCGCCCAAAACGACTACATGCAGATGGCCGCAGGCGCCGTTCTCGTGGGTGTTCTCGCCCTGATCGTCGACCTGTTCTTCGGCCTCGCATCCAGGATCGCAGTCTCGCCCGGCTTGACGCGCCGGACTGTGAAAGGCGTCGCCATCCGACGCCAGCTTGCAAACGAAAAACAACGGAACAGCTAG
- a CDS encoding CaiB/BaiF CoA-transferase family protein: MPSQSTFKILETSVTEATRAVRPLDGIKVLDLARVLAGPLCSAMLGDLGATVTKIEIPDHGDDSRAFSPHVGGESSYFMLVNRGKKSVTLDLKSDEGRELLLALIKQADILVENFRPGVTARLGIDYEAVKALNPRLIYVSISGFGQDGPLAHRAAYDHVVQAMGGIMTVTGWPDGPPTRVGDAIGDVVAGIYGSWGALAALFQRDRTGKGQHVDVAMLDSIMSLQMVSLSQITGGKGAPGRVGNAHPISAPMDSYQAADGYVVIAVANDALFVRLARALGNPRLIEDPRFKTDPDRQGHQEELRALIEAWTRTHTTEEVTKLLDEAGVPAAPIYNLAQALATPHAQHRQLLHTVEHRNAGEFQVMPQPVRFSGIASGGDYAAPTLGQHTDAVLSDELGLAGPDIENLRLRGVI; encoded by the coding sequence GTGCCCTCGCAGTCAACATTTAAGATCTTGGAGACTTCCGTGACCGAAGCAACGCGGGCCGTACGGCCGCTCGATGGAATAAAGGTGCTGGATCTGGCGCGCGTGCTTGCGGGGCCCCTGTGCTCCGCCATGCTCGGCGATCTCGGCGCAACGGTGACCAAGATCGAAATTCCCGATCATGGCGACGATTCCCGCGCCTTTTCGCCGCATGTCGGCGGCGAGAGCAGCTATTTCATGCTGGTCAATCGCGGCAAGAAGAGCGTCACGCTCGATCTGAAATCGGATGAGGGCCGCGAGCTGTTGCTCGCATTGATCAAGCAGGCCGATATTCTCGTCGAGAATTTCAGGCCGGGCGTCACGGCGCGTTTGGGCATTGACTACGAGGCCGTAAAAGCGCTCAATCCGCGCCTCATCTATGTCAGCATTTCCGGTTTCGGCCAAGACGGGCCGCTTGCCCACCGTGCCGCCTACGATCATGTCGTCCAGGCAATGGGCGGCATCATGACCGTCACCGGCTGGCCGGATGGGCCGCCGACCCGCGTGGGCGATGCGATCGGCGATGTTGTCGCCGGCATCTACGGCTCCTGGGGCGCGCTTGCGGCGCTGTTTCAGCGCGATCGGACCGGCAAGGGTCAGCATGTCGATGTCGCCATGCTCGATTCCATCATGTCCCTGCAAATGGTCTCGCTGTCGCAGATCACAGGCGGCAAGGGCGCTCCCGGCCGCGTCGGCAACGCACATCCGATCAGTGCGCCGATGGATTCCTATCAGGCGGCCGATGGCTATGTTGTCATCGCCGTTGCCAATGACGCGCTCTTTGTCCGACTGGCGCGGGCGCTCGGCAATCCGCGCCTGATCGAGGATCCCCGCTTCAAGACGGATCCGGATCGGCAGGGCCATCAGGAGGAGCTGCGAGCCCTCATCGAGGCTTGGACGCGCACCCACACGACGGAGGAGGTGACGAAGCTGCTCGATGAGGCGGGTGTCCCGGCCGCACCGATCTATAATCTCGCCCAGGCGCTCGCTACGCCGCATGCGCAGCACCGCCAGCTATTGCATACCGTGGAGCATCGCAATGCCGGTGAATTCCAGGTCATGCCGCAGCCGGTTCGCTTCAGCGGCATTGCCTCGGGCGGGGATTATGCCGCGCCGACCTTGGGTCAACATACTGATGCAGTCTTGAGCGATGAGTTGGGGCTGGCTGGCCCCGATATCGAAAATCTCCGGTTGCGGGGAGTCATCTGA
- a CDS encoding methyl-accepting chemotaxis protein, with amino-acid sequence MKRPSIKQALILKLSIISLFMVGLSYVSLSTISTLRANTEQIGTFWMQRLVTAREIKDDFLDLKLVYAQYLLEDTAEERNIGQQKIDAAGAAVEKVVTEYEKSVRTDRGRELINQIKPELAKYRALAEQMIAFENDGKTPEAIRLFKENMEPQAELVNKAVADLVAFILNQAEGFVTSSGDSAQSAFMLTAAIAALAVLLAVAGIFYAISGIANPIRSIASAMRRLSDGDLDSDIPYAGRTDEVGEMAGAVEIFRQNALNVVRLEKEAAQSRSESEATRAAAQQRAEREAEQLRFATTTLGEGLRRLAAGDISFQLSEQFAAEYEALREDFNASLRQLGTTIGAVLQTVHSIDNGTGEIASAAQDLSKRTEQQAASLEETAAALDEITSNVTMATKRTDEARNVAKEADISAQRSTTVVSQAEQAMRRIEDSSQQISNIIGAIDEIAFQTNLLALNAGVEAARAGEAGKGFAVVAQEVRELAQRAAQAAKEIKGFIQKSSTDVENGVKLVLETGTSLKSIGEYVVQINQLMDAIATSAREQSTGLAEINTAVNQMDQATQQNAAMVEQSTAAVASLSSEAGRLRDLVNQFQLDGDKSAPDGQGSGRSFEGSKPIRLVAPRRVMQR; translated from the coding sequence ATGAAGCGCCCGAGCATCAAGCAAGCCCTGATCTTAAAGCTGTCGATCATCAGTCTGTTCATGGTTGGCCTATCCTATGTCTCGCTGAGCACGATTTCGACACTTCGTGCCAATACTGAGCAGATAGGGACCTTCTGGATGCAGCGGCTTGTGACGGCTCGCGAGATCAAGGACGACTTCCTCGACCTCAAATTGGTCTATGCCCAATACCTCCTGGAGGATACAGCAGAGGAGCGGAATATCGGGCAGCAAAAAATCGATGCCGCCGGCGCCGCGGTCGAGAAAGTTGTCACCGAATACGAAAAGAGCGTCCGCACGGACCGTGGGCGCGAACTCATCAATCAGATCAAGCCGGAACTCGCCAAATATCGAGCGCTGGCAGAGCAAATGATCGCGTTTGAAAATGACGGGAAGACGCCTGAAGCAATCCGCCTCTTCAAGGAAAATATGGAGCCCCAAGCCGAGCTGGTGAACAAGGCGGTGGCGGATCTGGTCGCTTTCATTCTCAACCAGGCCGAAGGCTTTGTGACCTCGAGCGGTGATTCCGCACAATCCGCTTTCATGCTGACGGCCGCGATCGCAGCGCTGGCTGTGCTTCTTGCCGTAGCCGGCATCTTCTATGCGATATCGGGCATCGCCAACCCAATCCGAAGCATCGCCTCCGCCATGCGGCGCTTGTCCGATGGCGATCTTGACAGTGATATTCCCTATGCCGGCCGCACAGACGAAGTTGGCGAAATGGCCGGTGCGGTTGAAATCTTCCGGCAGAACGCCCTCAACGTCGTCAGGCTCGAAAAGGAAGCCGCCCAATCCCGCAGCGAGAGCGAGGCAACGCGCGCCGCAGCCCAACAGCGCGCCGAACGCGAGGCGGAACAATTGCGCTTCGCGACCACGACATTGGGCGAAGGTCTCCGGCGGCTTGCAGCAGGCGACATATCCTTCCAGCTTTCGGAGCAATTTGCGGCCGAATATGAAGCCTTGCGCGAAGACTTCAACGCCTCGCTCCGGCAATTGGGTACGACGATCGGCGCAGTGCTCCAGACGGTGCACAGCATCGATAATGGTACCGGTGAAATTGCATCTGCCGCGCAGGATCTTTCCAAGCGTACCGAACAACAAGCAGCCTCTCTCGAGGAGACGGCTGCAGCCTTGGACGAGATCACGTCGAATGTGACGATGGCGACCAAACGCACCGACGAGGCGCGCAATGTGGCCAAAGAAGCCGATATCAGCGCTCAGCGGTCGACAACTGTCGTCTCGCAGGCGGAACAGGCCATGCGACGCATCGAAGACAGTTCACAGCAGATTTCGAACATCATTGGTGCAATTGATGAAATCGCCTTCCAGACAAACCTCTTGGCATTGAATGCCGGCGTTGAAGCTGCCCGTGCGGGTGAGGCTGGCAAAGGTTTTGCAGTTGTCGCCCAGGAAGTCCGTGAGCTCGCCCAACGCGCAGCTCAAGCGGCCAAGGAGATCAAGGGCTTCATCCAAAAGTCATCAACTGATGTGGAAAATGGCGTGAAACTGGTTCTCGAAACCGGAACGTCGCTGAAGTCGATCGGTGAGTACGTCGTACAGATCAACCAACTTATGGATGCGATTGCCACATCGGCGCGCGAGCAGTCGACGGGACTTGCTGAGATCAATACGGCCGTCAATCAGATGGACCAGGCGACCCAGCAAAATGCGGCGATGGTCGAGCAGTCGACGGCTGCCGTTGCCTCGTTGTCCTCCGAGGCAGGCCGCCTGCGGGATCTGGTCAACCAGTTTCAATTGGACGGCGACAAAAGCGCGCCGGACGGGCAAGGCAGCGGGAGGTCATTCGAAGGCAGCAAGCCAATCCGGTTGGTTGCGCCGCGGCGCGTGATGCAAAGATGA
- a CDS encoding ABC transporter substrate-binding protein, translating into MIKRNMLAIGAIAISALLTVAPLARAEDPLSSSTPRSDADTIIVGSADFPESQLLAKIYALALAAKGMKVDTKLNIGSREVYMPALLDGSIDLLPEYAGATLSYLDKSATAHAPKDVVEALGKVLPKGVSMLTASNAQDSDVLAVTEETAKKYSLTSIEDLKPVAGEFILGGPPEWKTRKEGVVGLKDVYGLVFKDFKTLDVAGPLTLSALINGQVHAADMTSTDPAMKASKLVALKDTKNLFPAQNILPIIATSKVSDKVTATLNAVSTALTTEDLIEMNGRLANQESFDTVAGDWLAKNKLN; encoded by the coding sequence ATGATAAAGCGAAACATGCTTGCAATCGGCGCTATTGCCATTTCTGCCCTTCTCACGGTCGCTCCGCTCGCGCGGGCTGAAGACCCCTTGTCCTCGAGCACGCCACGCTCGGATGCCGATACGATCATCGTCGGATCCGCGGACTTCCCGGAAAGCCAGCTTCTTGCCAAGATCTATGCCCTGGCGCTCGCTGCCAAGGGCATGAAGGTGGACACGAAGCTCAATATCGGCAGCCGTGAAGTCTACATGCCGGCGCTGCTCGACGGCTCGATCGATCTTCTTCCCGAATATGCCGGCGCGACGCTGAGCTACCTCGACAAGAGCGCGACCGCGCATGCCCCGAAGGATGTCGTCGAGGCGCTCGGCAAGGTGCTGCCGAAGGGCGTGTCGATGCTGACCGCATCCAATGCCCAGGATTCGGACGTGCTTGCCGTCACCGAAGAAACCGCCAAGAAATACTCCCTGACATCGATCGAGGATCTGAAGCCGGTTGCCGGCGAATTCATCCTCGGCGGTCCGCCGGAATGGAAGACGCGCAAGGAAGGCGTCGTCGGTCTGAAGGACGTCTATGGCCTGGTATTCAAGGATTTCAAAACCCTTGACGTGGCCGGTCCGCTGACCCTTTCGGCTCTGATCAACGGTCAGGTTCATGCCGCTGATATGACCTCGACCGATCCGGCGATGAAGGCGAGCAAGCTCGTCGCGCTGAAGGATACGAAGAACCTGTTCCCGGCACAGAACATCCTGCCGATAATCGCCACTAGCAAGGTCAGCGACAAGGTCACCGCGACGCTCAATGCCGTCTCCACCGCGCTGACGACCGAGGACCTGATCGAGATGAACGGCCGTCTCGCCAATCAGGAAAGCTTCGACACCGTTGCCGGCGATTGGCTGGCGAAGAACAAGCTGAACTAA
- a CDS encoding UTRA domain-containing protein, with amino-acid sequence MLSQPQPLYEQIKLHVLERIADGTFRPGAKIPSENQLAAELGSSRLTANRALRELTVSGVLQRIAGVGTFVAPPRASSTFVLLHNIADDIRNRGEVLSIRVHAVEQTSVPPDIAQRMGTRARVPVFHSLIVYCANGSPVQLEDRFVSPGFAPGYLNQNFTSYSTTDYLQSIALPTRTENEIQAVLPTAREAQLLELNESDPCLVVTRKTWVGDDVTTFTRFIHPGTRHTFITQDSR; translated from the coding sequence ATGCTCTCGCAGCCGCAGCCTTTATACGAACAAATCAAACTCCATGTGCTAGAAAGAATCGCGGATGGCACATTCCGCCCTGGCGCGAAAATACCAAGCGAAAACCAGCTTGCCGCCGAGTTGGGATCATCTCGATTGACCGCCAATCGCGCGCTGCGTGAGCTGACCGTCAGCGGTGTGCTGCAGAGGATTGCCGGCGTTGGAACGTTTGTTGCTCCGCCCAGGGCTTCGTCTACTTTCGTGCTGTTGCACAACATTGCGGACGACATACGAAACCGCGGAGAAGTTCTATCGATTCGCGTGCACGCCGTCGAGCAGACAAGTGTCCCGCCCGACATTGCGCAGCGAATGGGAACAAGAGCTCGCGTTCCCGTCTTCCACTCGCTTATCGTCTACTGTGCAAACGGCAGCCCGGTGCAGCTAGAAGACCGATTTGTATCTCCTGGCTTTGCTCCCGGCTATCTCAACCAGAACTTCACCAGTTATTCCACGACAGATTATCTTCAGTCGATTGCGCTTCCAACGCGTACGGAGAACGAAATTCAGGCCGTCCTTCCAACTGCCAGAGAAGCCCAGCTTCTCGAACTCAACGAGAGTGATCCTTGCCTTGTTGTCACGAGAAAGACTTGGGTCGGTGATGATGTCACAACATTCACACGTTTCATCCATCCGGGGACCCGCCATACTTTCATCACTCAAGATAGCCGCTGA